A single genomic interval of Koleobacter methoxysyntrophicus harbors:
- a CDS encoding type II toxin-antitoxin system RelE/ParE family toxin, producing MEKSKYTLKITPAASEDLDKIYNCIANELYNESAAENLMGKIEDSFMRLRDFPFSCNYLSIH from the coding sequence ATGGAGAAAAGTAAATACACTTTGAAGATTACACCTGCAGCCAGTGAAGATTTAGACAAGATTTATAACTGCATTGCAAACGAGTTATATAATGAATCGGCTGCAGAAAATTTAATGGGTAAGATAGAAGATAGCTTTATGAGATTAAGGGATTTCCCGTTTTCCTGCAATTATTTAAGCATCCATTGA
- a CDS encoding type II toxin-antitoxin system prevent-host-death family antitoxin, translating to MPQIRPIKDLRNTTEISELCHKSGEPIFITKNGYGDLVIMSMETYEKKMAKLDLYEKLAKAEEQIGNGEKLLDAEKVFKGLRNRYGEK from the coding sequence ATGCCTCAAATAAGACCGATAAAAGATTTAAGAAATACTACTGAGATATCAGAGTTATGTCATAAAAGCGGTGAACCTATATTCATCACCAAAAATGGATACGGAGATTTAGTAATAATGAGTATGGAAACCTATGAAAAAAAGATGGCTAAATTAGACTTATATGAAAAACTGGCTAAAGCTGAAGAGCAGATAGGAAACGGGGAAAAATTATTAGATGCAGAAAAAGTATTTAAAGGATTAAGAAATAGGTATGGAGAAAAGTAA
- a CDS encoding Cof-type HAD-IIB family hydrolase has protein sequence MAKIRMVAIDMDGTLLNDDLAVSERNRAKIQEAVDRGIYVVLATARTFKAAQHYAKALNLNMPIITYNGALVKEAAGGRVICSSKLDSETAKEIIRFGEEKGVYTKVYIDDVLYVERENEEAREFSRLHRISYRAVGKLSENIRQQPYMIVFKDEAEKIDSVREKLDQKLNLPVSYTLSTPRSLEVMNIGVSKKNALELLARRLNIRREEVLAVGNSLNDYDMLKWAGVGIAMKNSDRQLLEKWNAVSEYDNNGDGVSYILDRYLGLE, from the coding sequence GTGGCAAAAATCAGGATGGTTGCCATAGACATGGACGGCACACTTCTGAACGATGATCTAGCTGTTTCTGAAAGGAACAGGGCAAAGATACAAGAAGCAGTTGACAGGGGAATATATGTGGTTTTAGCCACAGCCAGGACATTTAAAGCAGCTCAGCACTACGCAAAAGCTCTTAATCTAAATATGCCTATTATTACATACAACGGGGCATTAGTAAAGGAAGCTGCTGGCGGAAGGGTTATATGCTCGTCAAAGCTGGATTCGGAAACTGCAAAGGAAATCATTAGATTTGGGGAGGAAAAGGGAGTATATACAAAGGTATATATCGATGATGTCCTTTATGTAGAGAGGGAAAATGAGGAAGCCCGGGAATTTTCCCGGCTCCACAGGATTTCTTACAGGGCTGTAGGGAAATTGAGCGAGAACATAAGGCAACAGCCCTATATGATAGTGTTCAAGGATGAAGCCGAAAAGATCGACTCCGTAAGGGAAAAGCTGGATCAAAAACTGAATCTGCCGGTATCATATACCCTATCAACCCCCCGTTCACTGGAAGTTATGAATATAGGTGTATCAAAAAAGAATGCTCTGGAACTCCTGGCCCGAAGGCTGAATATAAGACGGGAAGAGGTCCTGGCTGTAGGGAACAGCTTAAATGATTACGATATGTTAAAATGGGCCGGGGTAGGGATAGCTATGAAAAACTCGGACCGCCAGCTTTTAGAAAAATGGAATGCGGTATCGGAGTACGACAATAACGGAGATGGGGTGTCATATATACTGGATAGGTATTTAGGCCTTGAATAG
- the dagF gene encoding 2-dehydro-3-deoxy-phosphogluconate aldolase: MDFAGFSFYKDRVALNLLAKDPANAGDVLEALDGNGVIGILSRDFSTVEEGVEFVKAFQKVIPVISIGLGDGDPNRWEMAAGIAVETDPGHVNQVFTTAGFTQGLLYGRGCRKTIVNALISPTGQPGKVKISTGPFSSGEKDAVIDADTAVTMLKDAGIKSVKFFPIKGDKTLDELKKLAESCVKHGIPMIEPTGGINADNIYSIVRTCIDAGCEKVIPHVYSSAVDKQTGLTDLAVVRKLYDSIKKVFK, from the coding sequence ATGGATTTTGCCGGATTCAGTTTTTATAAAGACAGGGTTGCTCTGAATCTGCTGGCAAAGGACCCGGCAAATGCAGGGGATGTCCTGGAAGCTCTGGACGGCAACGGGGTGATAGGCATATTATCCAGGGATTTTTCTACTGTAGAAGAGGGTGTGGAATTTGTTAAAGCCTTCCAAAAGGTTATACCCGTTATATCGATAGGGTTAGGGGACGGTGACCCGAACCGGTGGGAGATGGCAGCTGGGATAGCGGTTGAAACGGACCCCGGCCATGTAAACCAGGTTTTTACAACAGCCGGCTTTACCCAGGGCCTTTTATATGGAAGGGGTTGTAGAAAAACTATAGTTAATGCACTGATCAGCCCTACGGGTCAGCCCGGTAAAGTAAAGATTTCAACAGGGCCTTTTAGTTCAGGGGAAAAGGATGCTGTAATAGATGCGGATACGGCAGTAACCATGCTGAAAGATGCGGGTATAAAGTCCGTCAAGTTTTTCCCCATAAAAGGTGACAAAACCCTGGATGAGCTGAAGAAACTGGCCGAATCATGCGTAAAGCACGGTATTCCCATGATTGAACCTACCGGCGGGATAAATGCTGACAATATCTATTCCATAGTCAGGACCTGTATTGATGCCGGGTGCGAAAAGGTGATACCCCATGTGTACAGCTCTGCCGTGGATAAACAAACGGGGCTGACCGATCTGGCAGTGGTCAGGAAGCTGTATGACAGCATAAAGAAGGTTTTCAAATAG
- a CDS encoding DgaE family pyridoxal phosphate-dependent ammonia lyase: protein MNVYEELGLKRVINASGKMTALGASVIDAGVADYMVRASMDYVNIEALMEKAGEVISKYTGAQDACVTAGAAAGIAIAVAACIAKDDIDAIERLPVSKGLRNEIIIQKGHSIDFGAPVVQMIRLGGGVPVEVGHTNKAAPLHIERAVNEKTAALIYVKSHHTVQKGMVSVEKMVNIAKKYDLPLIVDAAAEGDLKKYLAAGADLVIYSGGKAIEGPTSGFIAGRRNLIGYCRLQYRGIGRAMKVGKENIAGLLKAVELYGSRDNREEALRQKEEMEWLKVEVDKIDGLEAEVVQDEAGREIYRVHIRVDSGFLGVDAKHIIDELERGDPAVYTRNHYANMGIIGIDPRPLKEGEERVILNRLRSIVEDIKRRNT, encoded by the coding sequence GTGAATGTATACGAAGAGCTGGGGTTAAAAAGGGTAATAAATGCCAGCGGCAAAATGACGGCATTGGGGGCTTCTGTCATAGATGCCGGAGTGGCGGATTATATGGTAAGGGCTTCCATGGACTACGTTAATATAGAAGCATTGATGGAAAAAGCCGGGGAAGTAATATCGAAATATACAGGGGCCCAGGATGCCTGTGTTACTGCCGGAGCAGCAGCCGGTATAGCCATTGCTGTTGCTGCCTGCATAGCAAAGGATGATATTGACGCTATAGAGAGACTGCCGGTAAGTAAGGGCTTGAGGAATGAAATAATCATTCAAAAGGGCCACTCGATAGATTTTGGAGCTCCGGTAGTGCAGATGATAAGGCTGGGGGGAGGGGTGCCCGTAGAAGTGGGCCATACCAACAAAGCGGCCCCCCTACATATTGAAAGGGCAGTAAATGAGAAGACGGCAGCTTTGATATATGTAAAATCCCACCATACGGTACAGAAGGGCATGGTTTCCGTTGAGAAAATGGTCAATATAGCTAAAAAATATGACCTCCCCCTTATAGTAGACGCTGCTGCCGAAGGGGACCTGAAGAAATATCTGGCTGCCGGGGCCGACCTGGTAATATACAGCGGCGGCAAGGCCATAGAAGGCCCCACATCGGGGTTTATTGCGGGAAGAAGGAACCTGATAGGATACTGCAGGCTCCAGTACAGGGGCATAGGAAGGGCAATGAAGGTGGGAAAGGAAAATATAGCAGGTCTGCTGAAGGCCGTTGAGCTTTACGGCAGCAGGGATAATAGGGAAGAGGCGCTGAGGCAGAAAGAAGAGATGGAATGGCTTAAGGTTGAGGTCGATAAGATAGATGGTTTAGAGGCCGAGGTTGTTCAAGATGAAGCGGGGAGGGAAATATACAGGGTTCACATCAGGGTAGATTCAGGTTTTTTAGGAGTGGATGCAAAACATATCATTGATGAACTGGAACGGGGAGACCCGGCTGTTTATACCAGGAACCACTATGCAAATATGGGTATCATCGGCATTGACCCGAGGCCGCTTAAAGAGGGGGAAGAAAGGGTTATCCTGAACAGATTGAGGTCAATAGTAGAAGACATTAAAAGGAGGAATACATGA
- a CDS encoding DUF4310 family protein: MTKAERKFMGNFRELLLKDYMFPVLVALACAAIFAGTHMYVTYNVGAFNEIFVVKMLDEGLKGGDYAAAAGFAAGFLIARVLEGPLVGVLDIGGSLMTGVGIGIPALMLASGITLPIDNFVLALLTGALIGLVIGIVIILVRKLMPQGISSSGTNIMMGAGNATGRYLGPLIIISAIQYSIPAGLGAFIGAAIFYKLDRPIAGGAILGAMVLASFFPVAA, from the coding sequence ATGACAAAGGCAGAAAGGAAATTTATGGGGAATTTTCGGGAACTGCTGTTGAAGGATTATATGTTTCCCGTGCTGGTAGCCCTGGCATGTGCAGCCATATTCGCAGGGACCCATATGTATGTTACCTACAATGTGGGGGCTTTCAATGAAATTTTTGTCGTCAAGATGCTGGATGAAGGGCTGAAGGGAGGAGATTACGCAGCAGCGGCGGGATTTGCCGCCGGGTTCCTGATTGCCAGAGTGCTTGAAGGACCTCTAGTAGGAGTGCTCGATATCGGCGGTTCCCTCATGACCGGCGTAGGGATCGGTATTCCTGCATTAATGCTGGCTTCGGGTATTACCCTTCCTATCGATAACTTCGTTCTGGCACTGCTTACCGGCGCCTTGATAGGTCTGGTTATCGGAATTGTAATTATCCTGGTCAGGAAGCTTATGCCCCAGGGAATCTCTTCATCGGGAACAAATATCATGATGGGAGCGGGAAATGCTACGGGCAGGTACCTTGGACCGCTGATAATTATATCTGCTATCCAGTACAGCATACCGGCCGGGCTGGGTGCCTTTATCGGAGCCGCTATTTTCTATAAGCTCGACAGGCCCATAGCGGGGGGCGCAATACTGGGGGCCATGGTCCTCGCCAGCTTCTTCCCCGTAGCAGCTTAG
- a CDS encoding DUF4312 family protein: MKTVQKDFILESSGKSKEEVFGNMFAVLRRRVYREVPGVVLHMEPLEVYILDENKQDYTERFLWLFMPRKKSSYTIKARVVVLIKYIELSNGEG, from the coding sequence ATGAAAACGGTTCAAAAGGACTTTATACTGGAATCCTCGGGGAAATCCAAAGAAGAGGTTTTCGGAAACATGTTTGCCGTGCTCAGGCGAAGGGTTTACAGGGAAGTGCCGGGTGTGGTGCTTCACATGGAACCCCTTGAGGTTTATATACTGGATGAAAATAAACAGGATTATACGGAGAGGTTCTTATGGCTTTTTATGCCCAGGAAAAAGAGCAGCTACACCATAAAGGCCAGGGTGGTTGTTTTAATTAAATATATTGAATTATCAAATGGGGAGGGGTAA
- a CDS encoding SFCGS family glycine-rich protein, producing MEGKGERVVVVIGDRLGKGQKVAKGVEAAGGKAVLIPGMAADMKVGDVMHEQDADIGLSFCGSGGAGALMAANKYGYKARHHLRSIDAGITALKEGARVLGFGFLDSEELGRRVVEEYRKIVKKG from the coding sequence ATGGAAGGAAAAGGAGAAAGGGTAGTGGTGGTAATAGGTGATAGACTGGGGAAGGGGCAGAAGGTTGCTAAAGGGGTTGAAGCAGCAGGCGGGAAGGCCGTTCTCATCCCCGGGATGGCCGCAGACATGAAGGTAGGCGATGTGATGCATGAACAGGATGCCGATATAGGTTTGAGCTTTTGCGGCAGCGGGGGAGCCGGCGCTTTAATGGCAGCAAACAAATACGGTTACAAAGCCAGGCACCACCTCAGGTCTATCGATGCAGGTATTACGGCCCTGAAGGAGGGGGCCAGGGTCCTGGGTTTCGGTTTTCTTGATAGTGAAGAACTGGGAAGGAGGGTGGTGGAAGAATACCGAAAAATAGTGAAGAAAGGATAA
- a CDS encoding amidohydrolase/deacetylase family metallohydrolase yields MKRLLVKGGKLLDIQNGYRFDQKEMYIESGVIKDIGGDIRPEGECGILELAGQIITPGFIDIHTHVYPGKTHLGIEPDVVGINTGVTTVFDAGSAGAENFREFYSDVILKSTTGVYSLINIALSGLERERYELADIKNIDVSALKEVVKNNREHIKGIKARASATAVGDMGLKPIEMAKKAADELGLPLMVHIGNYPPDIRDVLNLLDKGDIVTHCFHGKPNGLLDENGNIRKETERAISRGVLFDIGHGTSSFNYHTAKKAAQQGFYPDIISTDIYRQNYRGPVYSLAATVNKIMALGVGIEECIRKVTAVPAETFGLMGLGQLRAGYSGDLTVFYLKSGPVEFEDSDGNTFSGVEYIEVTHAVKNGRVIEFKQN; encoded by the coding sequence ATGAAAAGGCTGCTGGTAAAAGGCGGGAAGCTTCTGGACATACAAAACGGGTACAGGTTTGACCAGAAGGAGATGTATATCGAATCGGGGGTAATAAAAGACATAGGAGGGGATATACGGCCTGAAGGAGAGTGCGGAATTCTGGAACTGGCCGGTCAGATCATTACACCGGGTTTTATAGATATCCATACCCATGTATACCCCGGGAAAACCCACCTCGGCATAGAGCCCGATGTGGTCGGTATAAACACCGGTGTTACCACTGTCTTTGATGCCGGGAGCGCGGGGGCAGAAAACTTCCGTGAATTTTACAGTGATGTGATTTTGAAAAGCACTACCGGGGTGTATTCATTAATTAACATAGCCCTTTCGGGGCTCGAACGGGAAAGATATGAACTGGCTGATATAAAAAATATCGATGTTTCTGCCCTTAAGGAAGTTGTTAAAAACAACAGGGAACATATAAAGGGGATAAAGGCGAGGGCCAGCGCTACCGCGGTGGGTGATATGGGGCTTAAGCCCATCGAAATGGCAAAGAAGGCAGCGGATGAACTGGGATTACCCCTGATGGTACATATAGGCAACTATCCCCCGGATATAAGGGATGTGCTGAATTTGCTGGATAAAGGAGATATAGTCACCCACTGCTTCCACGGAAAGCCCAACGGCCTCCTGGATGAAAACGGTAATATCAGAAAGGAAACCGAAAGGGCCATAAGCAGGGGTGTCCTGTTCGATATAGGGCACGGCACATCCAGCTTCAATTACCATACTGCCAAAAAGGCTGCACAGCAGGGTTTTTATCCCGATATCATAAGTACCGATATTTACAGGCAGAATTATAGGGGGCCGGTCTACAGCCTGGCCGCAACCGTAAATAAGATTATGGCTCTTGGAGTCGGGATTGAAGAGTGCATTAGGAAGGTGACGGCGGTCCCCGCTGAAACCTTCGGGTTAATGGGATTGGGCCAGCTTAGGGCCGGATATTCAGGGGATTTAACCGTTTTCTATTTAAAATCCGGCCCAGTTGAGTTTGAGGATTCCGACGGAAATACCTTTAGCGGGGTGGAATATATAGAGGTAACCCATGCAGTAAAGAACGGGAGGGTTATAGAATTCAAACAGAACTGA
- a CDS encoding BglG family transcription antiterminator, with the protein MIQLTERQRLIIEDLLNNSSHIPAKALAKKFNVSVRTIRYDLDNIEYWLRARNIPLIKKPNAGVWLDLKDAAREELKREIGHIDPCEGVLTRDERHYLVLLELLRSVNPLTADFLADGLGVSRTTVIKDLRQIKGELKRYGVLLKGKPGEGYRITGDENNIRKLLGDLILGSMEKGELLELLSSLNKNNGRDNERSLFSTGYLKDISAGIKIEDIKRAINEVKHLYSFRIPDSSYVSLLVHIAIAIDRLIKGQKIELPAERIKTIKEHREYFIAEEIGNNLARIYRIPIPESEIANIAFHLLSANLKMEYLSGENIPEEEDVLKCAVDEMLENAGKLRDYLVPGGANLEKLKKDLLSHLKLTVKKHRLNIEIENPLLDQIKANYTDIFETAREMADIFASKTDIRLPEAEIGYIALHLAAHIETYRQKSKKKALIVCTTGQGSAKILATRIKNRIPELEIKGINSVFELEEDGSLLRDADFIVSTVHLKVFDKPVVKVSPIITNEELEKIRKVVYDGKTAAHSKEGRHEDYILGAVMNVVDKYIDMEDRDKIRTELGYLTGFFVNNSDIAVKESEVIERFAGRAAMILVEINEMLKELEGNIPEEDILTSIWGIIIHIIMAIPRWEGGQYNKEIDIQKYKKENPEVYGVIRKRMDIISQKYGMDIPDSEVIAVMRYLI; encoded by the coding sequence ATGATTCAGCTTACCGAAAGGCAGAGGCTTATAATTGAAGATCTGCTTAATAATTCGAGCCATATACCGGCAAAGGCCCTGGCGAAGAAATTCAATGTTAGTGTCAGGACTATAAGGTATGACCTTGATAATATCGAGTACTGGCTCCGGGCCAGGAACATCCCTCTTATAAAAAAGCCTAATGCCGGGGTCTGGCTGGATTTAAAAGATGCAGCAAGGGAGGAGCTGAAGCGGGAAATCGGTCATATAGACCCCTGTGAAGGTGTGCTTACCCGGGATGAAAGACATTATCTTGTGCTGCTGGAATTGTTGAGGTCGGTAAACCCGTTGACGGCAGATTTTCTGGCGGACGGATTGGGAGTCAGCAGGACTACCGTTATAAAGGACCTGAGGCAGATCAAGGGGGAGCTGAAACGATACGGTGTTCTCCTTAAGGGCAAGCCCGGGGAGGGCTACAGGATAACGGGTGATGAAAACAATATAAGGAAGCTTTTGGGAGACCTGATTTTGGGTTCTATGGAGAAGGGCGAGCTTTTGGAGCTGCTGAGCAGTTTGAACAAAAATAACGGAAGGGATAACGAAAGGTCCCTGTTTTCGACGGGCTATCTGAAGGATATATCGGCGGGTATTAAGATTGAGGATATAAAAAGGGCTATAAATGAAGTAAAACACCTCTACAGCTTCCGGATACCCGATAGTTCTTATGTTTCGCTGCTGGTCCACATAGCTATTGCGATTGACAGGCTGATAAAAGGCCAGAAGATAGAACTGCCGGCAGAAAGGATAAAAACCATAAAGGAACACAGGGAGTATTTTATCGCAGAAGAAATAGGAAACAACCTCGCACGGATATACCGTATCCCTATTCCCGAGTCAGAGATAGCGAATATTGCCTTTCACCTGCTGTCTGCCAACCTGAAGATGGAATACCTGTCTGGGGAAAATATTCCGGAAGAAGAGGATGTTCTGAAGTGTGCTGTGGATGAGATGCTGGAAAATGCGGGGAAATTAAGAGACTATCTGGTTCCCGGTGGGGCCAACCTTGAAAAGCTGAAAAAGGACCTGCTGTCCCATTTAAAGCTTACGGTGAAGAAGCACCGGTTGAATATTGAAATAGAGAACCCCCTGCTGGACCAGATAAAGGCTAATTATACCGATATCTTTGAAACTGCCAGGGAAATGGCCGATATCTTTGCATCAAAAACCGATATCCGGCTTCCTGAGGCTGAAATAGGGTATATTGCCCTGCATCTGGCTGCTCATATTGAAACCTACAGGCAGAAGTCAAAGAAGAAGGCCCTGATTGTCTGCACTACGGGTCAGGGTTCGGCAAAGATACTGGCTACCCGAATAAAGAACCGGATACCGGAACTTGAGATAAAGGGTATAAATTCCGTGTTCGAACTGGAAGAAGACGGTTCCCTTTTAAGGGATGCGGATTTTATTGTAAGCACTGTACATTTAAAGGTGTTTGACAAACCGGTAGTAAAGGTAAGCCCTATCATAACAAATGAAGAGCTGGAAAAGATAAGGAAAGTTGTTTATGATGGAAAAACTGCAGCCCATTCTAAGGAAGGCCGTCACGAAGACTATATATTGGGTGCGGTAATGAATGTGGTTGACAAATACATCGACATGGAGGACAGGGATAAGATAAGGACGGAACTGGGCTATCTTACCGGCTTCTTTGTGAATAATTCCGACATTGCAGTAAAGGAGTCAGAGGTTATTGAACGGTTTGCCGGTAGGGCTGCTATGATACTGGTGGAGATAAATGAGATGTTAAAGGAGCTGGAAGGGAACATACCTGAGGAGGACATCCTTACGAGCATCTGGGGTATTATAATCCATATTATTATGGCTATTCCCCGGTGGGAAGGGGGTCAGTACAATAAGGAAATCGATATTCAGAAATACAAAAAGGAAAATCCGGAGGTTTATGGGGTTATAAGGAAGCGAATGGATATCATATCGCAAAAATACGGTATGGATATACCCGATAGTGAGGTTATTGCTGTTATGAGGTACCTTATTTAA
- a CDS encoding nucleotidyltransferase domain-containing protein: protein MPVRSLNSSVLKWPDDKSVIFALKEWVKWVTAQRSDIVKIGYFGSYARGDWGVGSDLDIIAVIKNTEIPFNERSAKWDVSKIPVPVDLLVYTEDEFESLKERNTNFYRVIKNEVIWVVYP, encoded by the coding sequence ATGCCTGTGAGATCCTTAAATTCGTCCGTACTCAAATGGCCTGATGATAAAAGTGTAATTTTTGCATTAAAAGAATGGGTTAAATGGGTTACTGCACAAAGAAGCGATATAGTAAAAATTGGGTATTTTGGTTCCTATGCTCGAGGTGATTGGGGAGTTGGAAGTGATCTTGATATAATAGCAGTTATTAAAAATACTGAAATACCTTTTAATGAACGTTCGGCAAAATGGGATGTAAGCAAAATACCTGTTCCTGTAGATTTATTGGTTTATACTGAAGATGAATTTGAAAGCTTGAAAGAAAGGAATACAAATTTTTATAGAGTAATTAAAAATGAAGTTATATGGGTGGTTTATCCTTAA
- a CDS encoding HEPN domain-containing protein has product MPNRAKDWLKQALKDLEHAKLSKENKDHEWACFAAHQAAEKALKALHLSLGQEAWGHVTSRLLIELPKEIVISEELIEKARVLDNYYIPARYPDSHPDGAPFEHYGSLQSEEAVKYACEILKFVRTQMA; this is encoded by the coding sequence ATGCCGAATAGGGCAAAAGATTGGTTAAAACAAGCCTTAAAAGATTTGGAACATGCCAAATTGTCAAAAGAAAACAAAGATCATGAATGGGCATGTTTTGCTGCTCACCAAGCGGCAGAAAAAGCCTTAAAAGCCTTACATCTTTCCTTAGGACAAGAAGCATGGGGGCATGTGACATCAAGGCTTTTAATTGAGTTGCCGAAGGAAATAGTTATTAGCGAAGAGTTAATAGAGAAAGCAAGAGTTCTCGATAATTATTACATTCCTGCAAGGTATCCGGATAGTCATCCGGACGGAGCACCATTTGAACATTATGGTTCTTTGCAGAGCGAGGAGGCTGTGAAGTATGCCTGTGAGATCCTTAAATTCGTCCGTACTCAAATGGCCTGA
- a CDS encoding AbrB/MazE/SpoVT family DNA-binding domain-containing protein, translated as MLTQLRKRSQITIPKEIIKKLGLKEGDSLNIVVKNSKIIIEPVVPVPKDQAWFWSPEWQKNEKEADEDIKAGRVKSFDSVEELIEDLNA; from the coding sequence ATGCTTACACAGTTACGCAAACGTTCGCAAATAACAATTCCAAAAGAAATAATTAAAAAGTTAGGTTTAAAAGAAGGAGATAGTTTAAATATAGTAGTTAAAAATAGTAAAATTATAATTGAACCAGTTGTCCCTGTTCCTAAAGATCAAGCATGGTTTTGGTCTCCGGAGTGGCAAAAGAATGAAAAAGAAGCCGATGAAGATATAAAGGCGGGTAGAGTAAAAAGCTTTGATTCTGTAGAGGAGTTAATAGAAGATCTTAATGCTTAA
- a CDS encoding type II toxin-antitoxin system YafQ family toxin, with product MLKIERTNKFKREFKKLPEPVKKEFEKQLKRLLEKPNPPFHPSLRIKKVQGTDGIFEATITMGVRMTWQFTKNGILLRNIGEHDKTLKNS from the coding sequence ATGCTTAAGATAGAGCGAACTAATAAATTTAAAAGGGAGTTTAAAAAACTTCCAGAACCCGTGAAAAAGGAATTTGAAAAACAACTGAAAAGGCTTTTAGAAAAACCTAACCCGCCATTTCACCCTTCTTTAAGGATTAAAAAAGTGCAGGGTACAGATGGGATTTTTGAAGCAACGATCACAATGGGAGTTAGAATGACTTGGCAGTTTACAAAAAATGGAATTTTGTTGCGAAATATAGGTGAGCATGATAAGACTTTGAAAAATTCCTGA